The Synechococcus sp. WH 8101 sequence CCACCACGCTGGCGATCGGGACGGCATCACCCACCTCGATCAGGGCCTGGAGCTGCTCAAGGCTGCGCACCAGCACATGCAGAGCCGGCACTTCAATGGCAGCGGAACGCTCCGGTCGCTGCGGCGCGCAGGCCGCCAAAGCCCGCTCGATCGCCTCGTGATCTTCCGCAGGCCCGGCGGTGGACGCGCTGTGATCCGTGTGATCCACGTCGGCCATCGCCGTCAGCAGGCGTCGTCGCATCCTGTTGAGTTCGGCGACCGGCAAGAACATCCCCTCCGCCAGGTCGAGCTCCAGAGCCTCCAGCCGCCAGCCCGTACCGCCAAGCCGTCCCAACTGACCCTCGAGTCGCGATCGATCCAGCGCCTGAGCCTGGGCGGGCTGGAGGGCCATGGCACTCTCCACCGTGATCGGCCCGGAGGCCAGGGGCGGCACCACCGCCTGGAGCCGAAGCGGCGCCCCGACCTGACCCGACACCCGCAGCCGCAGCGGCCGCTCCAGGGCTGAGACCTCTAGGGCCGCCTGCCGCTGCCAATGGCTCTGCCACTGGGGATCATCGGTGAGCCACACGGTGGCGCCAGGACGCAGGGCACGCACATCGTGTCGTTTCGGCCCGAGGCGCAGACGACAGCGATCCGTTCCCAGACTTTGAATCTCCATGATCCGCCCCCCGAGCTCCCGAGGCGGCTCCAGGGGATCGGCGTTGACGTCCGCCACCTCCAGCACCAGCCCCTGCCCGGGCCGAAGCGATTCGGAACTTCGCAACACCAGCCAGCCCCGCGCTTCCACACGCTCGAGGCGCCCGATCACGGGTCCACGCTTCTTGCTCCAGAGGCCATGGACAAGCCGGCGGTGGTTCACGCCCTCCAGCCAGCCACTCGAGAGGCCACGGGAAAAGCCCAGCTCCAACTGGCGACGAATGGCTGCAGGGTCGACCGCGAGGCCATCCAGCTGCTGGCGATAGGCCTGGGTGACGGAGGCCACGTAGGTGGGGTCCTTCAGGCGACCTTCGATCTTGAAACTGGCGATCCCCAGGTCGACCAGCTCCGGGAGCAGCGCCCAGGCCGAAAGGTCCTGGGGAGAGAGCAGATAGCGCTGCTCCACCAAATCCCGCTGCTCACCATCCACGATCAAGGCGTAGGGCAGGCGACAGGCCTGGGCGCATTCGCCCCGGTTGGCACTGCGCTGCCCGAGCGCTTCGCTGGTGAGGCACTGCCCCGAGTAGGCCACACACAGGGCACCATGCACGAACACTTCGAGCGGCATCGGCTGCTGACACTGACCTATCTGCTGACACTGCCGCAGCTGCTGTTGCAGGCGCCGCAGGTCCTTCAGGCTCAGTTCTCTGGCGCACACCACCCGCTCACAGCCCGCCGCCGCCGCCTGGGCGACACCGGCAGCGCTGGTGATCGACATCTGGGTGGAGGCATGCAGGGCCAACTCCGGGACGAGTTGACGGGCGAGCATGCAGAGGCCCAGGTCCTGCACGATCAAGGCATCCACCCCAGCCCGTGCCGCGGCCAGCAGCAGGCTCGCCGCGGCGGGGAGCTCATCCGTGAACACGAGCACGTTGAAGGTGAGAAACCCCTTCACGCCCCTGGCATGCAGCCAGGACATGATCTCGGGCAGCTCCTGGAGGCGGAAGTTTTCAGCCCTCAAGCGAGCATTGAAGGCCTCCACCCCGAAATACACCGCATCAGCGCCCTGGGCCACGGCCGCTTTGAGTGCGGCCCAATCGCCGGCGGGGGCCAGAAGCTCGGGCAGCGACAGTGCCGATGCGTTCGACGTCAAAGCGTTTGGGCGAGCTGTCGGGCTGGCTCGAAGCGCCGCAGAGCTTCGGCTGACCCCTCAAAACGCCAGTGCCACGGCTCGTAACTCACCCCCTGAGGGTTCGAGGGTGGGAAGGAGAGCACAAAGTGGTAGCTGGCCGCATGGTCCTGGAGCCAGCGGAAGGCGCGAGTTGTTTCAAACGACTGGGAGAGGTTGGTGCCGGGCGCATCGCCATCCCCCAGATCCATGGCGAATCCCGTGCTGTGCTCCGAATAGCCCGGGGGGGCACTCACCTTGGCCCGCTCTGATGCCGTTTGATTCCGCTCCGATTTCACATCGAAGAAAATCCCCTTCTGGAGGGCATGGGAGCGGTAGCCACTGAGCAAGCGAAGATCCACGCCATCGGCGGCGGCAGCCTGCTGCAGAGCCCTGAACGCCGAGGCCGCATCAGTATGGAGCTCAATGCCAGGCTCCACCGAGACCAGTTCCGTCACAGAGGCCTCCGGGTAGGGAAAGTGGCCGAGAAGGCGACCGTCGGTGCTGGGGGTTTCCTCGATCCCTTCCACCACCACAGACGGTGGAGACAATCTGGCCAGGAGGGACGGACCGAAAAGCACCGTTCCCAAAGACCCCCCAAACACCAGCACACAGGCGATCCAGACACCCGACCCGCCGCCGGAGCGGCGCCGCTCCGGCCGGGCGCGACGTGCGACCGGAATGTCATCCCGGCTGGTGCGACGGGGCGCAACGGCACGAGCCACAACGTTGATGCAGTCTTGTGACGATCGTAAGGGGGGGTGCCAGGCCCCCTCCACAGCACCACCGTTGACGGTGATAGCTTCGCGAGAACAATCCAGCGGAGTCAGGCTGCGATGCTTCGAGTTGCCGTCGTCGGTGGGGGTCCATCCGGATCCTGCGCTGCAGAAATTCTCGCCAAAGCCGGCATCCAGACCTGGCTCTTTGAGCGAAAACTCGATAACGCCAAACCCTGCGGCGGGGCCATCCCGTTGTGCATGGTCGATGAATTCGAGATCCCCGATCACATCATCGACCGCAAGGTGCGGAACATGAAAATGATCTCCCCCTCCAACCGGGAGGTGGATATCAAGCTTGATCCGCTCGGCTACGACCAAAACGCCTACATCGGCATGTGCCGGCGTGAGGTGTTTGATGCGTTTCTGCGCAACCGGGCCGCCGAGCTCGGTGCCACCTTGGTGAATGGTCTGGTGCAGAAGATCGACACCGGCAACCAACGCCAAGGCCCCTACACCCTCCACTACGCCGACTACAGCAGTGGTGGACCCACTGGTGAGATCAAAAGTCTGGAGGTGGATCTGATCATTGGTGCCGACGGGGCTAATTCCCGCGTCGCCAAAGCGATGGACGCCGGCGACTACAACGTGGCGATCGCCTTTCAAGAGCGGATCAAGCTTCCTGCCGAAGAGATGGCTTACTACGAGGATCTCGCCGAAATGTATGTGGGCACCGATGTGTCCCCTGATTTCTATGCCTGGGTGTTTCCCAAGTACGACCACGTGGCGGTCGGAACGGGCACCATGCAGCAGAATCAGTCGCTGATCAAAGGGCTGCAGAAAGGGATTCGGGAGCGAGCCAGCAAGCGCCTGTTCAAGGGCGAAGTGATCAAGGTGGAAGCCCATCCGATCCCCGAGCATCCCCGTCCCCGCCGGGTGGTGGGACGGATGGCCCTGGTTGGTGATGCGGCCGGCTATGTGACCAAGAGCTCTGGTGAGGGGATTTACTTCGCCGCCAAGAGCGGCCGGATGTGCGCGGAGGCGATCGTGGAAATCTCAGGCAACGGTGCGCGCATCCCCACTGAAAAGGAGATCAAAGCCACCTATTTGAAGCGCTGGGACCGCAAGTACGGTGCCACCTATGCCGTCCTCGACATTCTGCAGCGCATTTTTTATCGCAACGATGCTGCCCGCGAAGCTTTCGTGGAAATGTGCGATGACCGCGACGTCCAGAAGCTGACCTTCGACAGCTACCTCTACAAGCGGGTGGTGATGATGAACCCCTGGCAACAGGTCAAGCTCACCCTTCGCACCCTGGGCAGCCTGCTGCGCGGCGAAGCCCTGGCCCCCTCCAACTACGGCCCGGTTCCCTCAGCGGTGGGACGATCGGATGGTGACTTCCTTGCCCAGGAAGCGGCCGAAGCGATTAAAGCCCAAGCCAGCGGCAGTAGCGATCACAAAGAAACCGCCACCGTCGCCTGAGACCAGCCGCCTGAAACCGCGCCCTTGATGCCATCCGTGGATCCAGGCCTCAGGCCTGGATCCGTTCGAACTGAGCCAACACCGTGGCCTGATTGCGCAGGACAGAGAGCAGATTGAGACGATTGCGGCGAAGCTCTGGCTCGTCGGCCATCACCATCACACTCTGATCGCCATCAAAGAACGCTTCCAGGGTGGGCGTGGCCTCCACCAGAGCATGAGTAAGAGCCTGATAATTGCGAGCTTGGGCTAGAGGCTCCAGCTGTTGCACCACGCCATACATCGCCTGCTCGCTCGGTGAGGCAAACCGTTTCGGATCTACGGCGTCGGCGGCATTGAGCACGCCGAGAGACAGATCGCCTTTCTCCGCGAGGCGGGCGGCCCGCTGCACCACCGCCTGAACGGCCACCAGTCGGTTCTGCTGACGCAGCTGGGAGAGAAGGCGGATCCGATCCAGCACATCGATCGGATCGCAGAGGAGGCGTTCGTCGCTGACCGCATCCCCTGCAACGGCCTGCACCAAGTCGGGGTCATGGCCATCGTCTTCAAGCTGGGAATGGATGCGCTGGCGCAACAGGAGCACCAGATCCCTCACCAGGGCATCGGTGTCCACAGCGAAAGCGGGCAGCAGCTCCTGCCAACGCCCAGCAGCGCCCTTCAGGAGCTCGAGCAGATCGAGACGCCAGCCCCGTTCCCAGAGGATCTGAAGGATGCCATTCCCAGCGCGGCGCAAGGCATAGGGATCGGAGGAACCGCTGGGTCGCTCACCTTTGGCGAAAATGCTCAGGAGCAGTTCGAAGCGCTCGGCTAGAGCCACCACGGCGCCGGCATCACTGGATGGCAAGGCATCGCCGGCACCCCGGGGTTGATAGTGCTCCACTACAGCCAGAGCGACGGCGCGGGATTCTCCCTCCTCCAGGAGATATTTGCCTCCGATCAATCCCTGCAATTCCGGGAACTCGCCCACCATCTGACTCACCAGGTCGTGTTTGCAGAGGTGGGCGGCACGACGGGCCGCTTCCTGCGTGGCCAAGGGACAATCGAGCTGCTCGAGCAGCTGGCCTGCGAGGTACTCGATCCGATCGGAGCGATCGCGCAAACTACCCAATCCCTCCGCAAAGGTCACGGCCTGCAGCGCCTCTCTCCGCTCGCAACTGGGCTGGCGGCGATCCACGGTGAGAAAGAATTCAGCATCGGCCAGGCGCGCACTCAACACCCGTTGATTACCTTCACGAATCCGATCATCTGCCGAAGCCAGGCCGTTGCTCACCAACAGGAAGTCGGGGCATAAAACCTCGCGGGCTCTCAACCCGAGGGGATCCATGTTCACGCCTGGACGGCGGAGGGGCACATAACGTTGATGCGATTGCATCACGGTGATGATCACCTCCGGCGGCAACGCCAGATAGCGATCGGCAATCGAGCCGGTGAGCACCCTGGGGGCCTCGACGAGATCCACCAGCTCCTCGAACAGAGCAGGCGGGCAATCAGCCTCGCCCTGCAGGGCCTGGGCCCGCTCCTTAAGGGCGGTGCGGATCATCTCCGCTCGCTCGTCGCGGTCCACCACCACTCCCGCCGCCGCCAGGGCAGCGCCGTAGGCCTCCGCCTCGGCAAGATCCACAGGCTGATCCAACAGGCGGTGGGCCCGGCTGGAACGTCCGCTGTGCACCACCGGATCGCTGGCCGCCAGAGTCACTGGCACGCAGGCCTCGCCGAAGAGAGCCACCAACCAGCGCACCGGACGGCTGAAGCGCTGATCACCCGAACCCCAACGCATGAAGCGACGCCCCTGCAGTGCATCAATCCAACCGGGGATGCGCGCCTGCAACAGCGCCAGGGTGCTTTGACCTTCCACCAACACCGTGGCAAACACACAGTCGCCTTTGGGTGTGGCACGGACCTGCAGAGCCGAGGGGTCGACGCCGCAGCGGCGCGCGAAACCAAGGGCAGCCGGACCGGGCTGGCCATCGACATAGGCCTGGGCAACGGGCGGCCCCTTGCGGTCCTCGCGCAGATCCTCCTGGCGCTCGACCAGGTTCTCCACGATCACGGCCAGGCGCCGGGGGGTGCTGGTGACCTGAATCGCGCCATGGTTCAGACGCCACTCCTTCAGATCGCCCGCCACCGTCGCCTTGAGCTGGGGCAGAGCCAGGCGGGCAAAATCAGCCGGCAGTTCCTCCGTTCCGATCTCCAGCAGAAAGGTTGAAGCCACGCCCGTCGATCCATCCAGTGGCCGACTGTATTGGAAGCCGTTTCGCTACTTTCGGAGAGATGGATTTCGTGTGCCAGTGAGCCAGCTCGACGTCGATGCATCGCAGAGTCCGCTGGGCTCCGGCAACGGCGACGGTGCTCAGACACTACCCAAGGCGGAACAACGCAAGGTCGACAGCGATTACCTGCGCGAACCGTTACTAACAGAACTGGCGAACGATCGGCCCCAGTTCAGTGAGGATGCGCTTCAGATCCTCAAGTTTCACGGCAGCTATCAACAGGATGATCGCGATCGGCGCGAGAAGGGAAAAGACAAGCACTGGCAGATGATGCTGCGTTTACGCAGCCCCGGCGGCAGAATTCCCGCCTCCTTGTTCCTGGCTCTCGACGATCTTTCCAATCGCCTCGGAGACGGCAGCCTGCGGGCCACCACCCGCCAGGCCTTTCAGATGCATGGGGTGGCCAAAGCCGACCTCAAGGAAGTGATCGGCACGATCGTGCGCCACATGGGCTCCACCCTGGCGGCCTGCGGAGATGTCAATCGCAATGTGATGGCACCGGCGGCCCCATTCGACAAGGATGGCTATCCGGCAGCCCGGCAGCTCGCCGATGACATCGCCGATCTGCTCAGCCCCGAAACAGCCGAAGGCTCCTATCTCGACCTCTGGGTCGACGGCGACCTCAGCTATCGGATCAAACCAAACCGCAACGTCAAAGCGGCCCGGCAGCGCCAGCTCGATGGCGCTGTGTTTTCCGGTGATCCACAGGAACCCCTCTACGGCGACACCTATCTGCCCCGCAAGTTCAAGGTGGCCGTTACCGTTCCCGGTGACAATTCCGTGGATCTGCTCACCCAGGACATCGGCCTGGTGGCCTTCAGCGATCCCTCCGGCGCCCTGCGCGGTTGCAATGTGTACGTGGGAGGGGGCATGGGCCGCACCCACAACAAAGAGGAGACCTTTGCTCGGATCGCCGACCCCTTGGGCTATGTAGCCGCCGACCAGGTTCTGGATCTCGTGCAGGCGATCCTCGCCCTCCAGCGCGATCACGGCGATCGAACCCTGCGGCGCCATGCGCGAATGAAGTATCTGATTCACGATCGGGGCATCGACTGGTTCCGCGACGAGCTGCTGGCCCGCTACTTCCAGGGGGAGCTAGGCGCCCTGCGCCATGAGGCAAAACCAAAGCTCACCGACTACCTCGGCTGGCACCGCCACCGGCCTGGCATGTGGTTTGTCGGCATCCCCCTGCTGTGCGGTCGCCTGGAGGGAGAGCTCAAAGCTGGGCTGCGGCGGATCGTGGAGACCTACCAGCTCGAGATCCGGCTGACGCCCAATCAGGATCTGCTGCTCTGCAACATCGGCACCCCGCAGCGGGCCGGCATCCGCCAGGCCCTTGCCGATCTCGGCATCGAGACGCCGGACGCGCCTGCACCGCTGGCCCGCCATGCGATCGCCTGTCCGGCCCTGCCCACCTGCGGCCTGGCGATCACAGAATCGGAGCGCATTCTTCCCGACGTGCTCGAGCGGCTCAACACCCAGCTGGAACAGCTGGCGATCAACAAACCGATCCTGGTGCGGATGACCGGCTGCCCGAACGGGTGTGCACGCCCTTACATGGCGGAAGTGGCCCTGGTGGGCAGCGGCGTGAATCAATATCAGCTCTGGCTTGGCGGCAGCGCCAATCTGCAACGCCTGGCCCGCCCCTTCCTGCAACGGATGCCCCTCGAACAACTCGAGACCACCCTGGAACCTCTGCTGATCAGCTGGCGCGACGCCGGTGGCCGGCGCAGCCTCGGCGACCATGTCGAGAAACTCGGCGATCAGGTTGTGGCGGCACTGCTCGGTGATCAGGCGGTGAGTGATCAGGCGGTGGCCCCCACCTGATCCACCCGGCCGTATCGGGCCGATGGCGCCTGCGTGCGCCAGGCCCAGAGCTGGTCACCGAAACTGAAATGCCACCACTCGTTCGGGTGACGGACCAATCCCTGGGTGTGCAGGCATTCCGCCAGCAGGCAGCGGCGCTGATGCCAGAGCGCAGCCTCCGATTCGGGATCGGCAGCAGCGGCGGCGGCGTGGAACTCCGGCTCCGACACCGCATCGATCGCATCAATGGCCCCGCCCATCTCCAGGGGATGGCCGTTGCGGTCCGCCAGGGTGAGATCCACTGCAGCGCCAGTGCTATGGGGAGGTGGCGTGGCAGGGTCAGCGCTAGGAGGGGCCCAGAAACGGCCCACCCGGCGACGGAGCTCCTGACGCAACATCGGCTGATCGGCGCCGGTGGGATGCAAGCCATGCCGTCGGCATTCCTCGGCCACGGCATGCTCCACCATGAAGGCCTGCACCGCCACCGGACGCCAGGCATCAAAAATCGCCAGGCGCAAGGAGGCATCCCATTGCTGCAGCTGCTGCTCGGCCCGGATCAGCCGCTCGCGCACACCCCGGCGCAAACGAAAGGGATCGGCCCCCTCCCCATAAGGGGCACCGAGGCGCTGATAGGGATGGGGGCGGAGGCAATGAAGAACCGATGGGAGTGGCTCCAGGGGTTCGCCGCACTCATGAATCGAACACTCGTTCCAGGGCCTGGTCATGATTCGCACGCCGAGAAGCTCACCGTCGCATTCCAGACCGTGGCCTTCAATTCAACTGCCCGGCGGCGGCCGTTCGCTGAAGCTGATCCGCCAGGAGTTGCCGGAGGATCGGCTGGTTCTGCAGGCTGGGGTCAGCGCTGATCAACGCTGCGGCCTCTTGCCGAGCTTCTTCCAGCACACTGCCGTCATCAGCCAGGCTGGCCAGGGCCAGATCGGGCAATCCAGACTGGCGGGTGCCGAGAACCTGCCCGGGGCCGCGCAGGCGCAGATCCATCTCGGCGATTTCAAAGCCATCGTTGGAGCGCACCAGCACCTCCAGCCGCTGCTTCGCCAGCACATTGCGGCTGTCGTTGATCAGCAGGCAATGGGAGGCGGCCGCCCCCCGACCAACACGACCGCGCAGCTGATGGAGTTGCGCCAAACCAAAGCGATCGGCGTGGTCGATCACCATCACGCTGGCCTCCGGCACATCCACCCCCACCTCCACCACCGTGGTGGACACCAGCACCTGCGCCCTCCCTTCCGCAAAGGCATGGATCACCGCCTGCTTCTCCGCACTGCTGAGGCGACCATGCAACAACCCCACCTCCAACTCGGGGAACACCTCATCGGACAGTTGGCGATGGACCTCCACCGCTGAACGAAGGTCCAGTTTTTCTGAGTCCTCCACCAACGGCAGCACCACATAGGCTCGCTGGCCACGTGCGACCTCCTCACGGATCAGGGCATAGGCCTCATCCCGGGCTGAAGCGGTGAGCAGCCGGGTCTTGATCGGCGTGCGCCCCGGCGGCAGCTCATCGATCTGACTCACGTCAAGATCGCCATGGAGTGACAGGGCCAGGGTGCGGGGGATCGGCGTGGCCGTCATCGTGAGCAGATGGGGCTGCAATCCTTTGCCAAGCAGGCGGTTGCGCTGTTTCACGCCGAAGCGATGCTGCTCATCCACCACCACCAGGCCGAGCCTTGAAAAGTCGACCGGGTCTTCAATCAGGGCATGGGTGCCCACCAGCATGTTCAACTGGCCGTTCGCCAGATCCGTGAGCAGGCGTCGCCGCGCCGGCCGAGGCGTGGCACCGGTCAGCAGCTCCACCGTCACGTTCAAAGGAATCAACCAGCGACAGAGGCTGCGGTAGTGCTGCTCCGCCAGCACCTCGGTGGGTGCCATGAACGCGCCCTGCCAGCCCGCCTCCACGGCCTTGAGCAGGGCTGCGATCGCCACCACGGTTTTGCCACTGCCCACGTCGCCCTGCACCAGCCGTGCCATCGGTTCCGGCCGGGCCAGATCCAGCTCAATCTCCGCCAGTACACGCTCCTGGGCCGCCGTGAGCCGAAAGGGAAGCTCATCAAGAAAACGCCCCACCAGACCATCACGGGCCCCCAGGGCGCGTAGGGCTGGCGCCTGACGCTGGCGCAAAGCCGCCCGGCGCTGCATCAAGCCGAGCTGAAGCAGGAGGAATTCATCAAACACCAGGCGACGCCGGGCCTGCTGGAGGCTGTCGCGGTGGGGCGGCTGATGAATCGCGTGCAGCGCTTCCGAGCGGGTCATTAAACCGAGCCGCTGACGTTGCTGAGCCGTCAACGGCTCGGGCCAGAGCCGTCCCAGGGGCAGAACGGCGTCAACGGTGCGACGCAGACGATCGGCGGTCAACCCTTCCGTCAGCGCATACACCGGCAGCAGTCGTCCGATCTGGCGAGAACGCAGCGGCGCCTGGGCGCTCTCCATCACCTCGATCAGGGGATCCTGAAAACTGAGTCCATAGGGGCCCGCTTTCACCAGACCGCTGACGGCCACCGTGGTCCCGGGAGGGTATTGACGGGTCTGGCTGTGCAAAGCCGCTGGAGAACTGAAGCGTCGTCCGGCCAGAAAGCGCGTGACCTTCAAACGGCCGGTGGGATCCTGCAATTGCAGCTCCAGAATGGAGAGATTGGGATTGCGCGGACTGGTGAAGCCATGACATCGGCGCACGCTGGCGACGATGGTGGCAGTCTCTCCGGCCTGCAGGGCCTCAATCCGGCGCAAGGCGGAGTAGTCGACGTAGTCGCGGGGGTAATAGAGGAGCAGATCGCGCACCAGCAGCAGACCAAGCGCCGCCAGGCGCTCCGCCAGTTTTGGCCCAACCCCCTTCACCTTCCCCAGGGGCGTGTCAAGGGTCGGCTGGCCACCATGGCGGCTCGGGGACGGCGACGGTGTTCCCGCCGATGGAGCGGGGGGCGCATCGAAGCGGAGCCGTGGCGGCGCCATCGGTGTGCTGGGCTCCAGCCGTTGGCGCAGATCATGCAACCACTGCCGCGTGCTGGTCACCAAACGACGCCGCGCCGCCTCATTCAGCTGCGGATAGCCAGCGAAAGACTCCGCCATCCGAGCCAGACGCTGCCGACTATCAGTAGGAAGGGGGCAAGGGGGCGGTGCCTGCAGTTGCCGGCTCAGAAAGGCGTGGAAGCGCTCCTGGCGGCCCTGCAGATCAGAGCAACCCCGTTCAACCTCCAGGCCCAGAGCAGTCTGCAGTGGCTGCAACCAGGCCCGGAGCACTGACAGATCTTCGGCGGCTAGACCCTGACCAGCCGCCCGTGGTGTCAGCTCTGATCCAGTGGAGGATTGGTTGGGCTGGGCCACCACTGTTGTTGCACCTGCCGGGTCGTTGCACGCCGCTGCCAGTGGCGTTGCTGTCGCACCATTGTGAGCAGCTGACGGCGCCGTTGGCGCAGGCGGGATCGACAGCGACGCAGATCAATCCGATCAAACTCCAGGTCGGCAGGGCGCAGCAGCACCCCGGTCAGGTCGACCCAATGGCCGGCTGGGGCCGTGGGCAAGGGCACACGCAGCCGCAGCAGATTGGACACGGACGGCAACGTCTCGAGCTGACCGGCAAGCGCGGCATCGAGCAGGCTGATCGGCAACAGGCTGTGCATCAGCTGCGCCCGCATCAACTCCACGTTGAGGGCATGGGAGAGATTGCGAAGCCGGCGCATCAGCGCCTGATCCTGGCCGTCCATCCAATGCAGCAGATCCAACGGCAGGCTGGGCAGGAGGCGATCCGAATCGGGGTCGAGCGGATCTGCATCGGTGGTTCCATCCTCCTGTTCAGCCTCACTGCCGGCATCGGACAGCGCGGCACCACTGGCCATCACCTGACCGGCCATGGCAAACAAAGACCTCAGGGTGGTGAGATCGTCCGACTCGGGAGCCGATGCGTCATCGTCATCTGCGGCATCGGCTGCAGGCTGGAGCGCTGGTGACTCCTGAGTGGGCGGCAGCAATCCCTGCAACAGCTCCGGCTGATCGATCGGTGGTGTCAGGCTCAGGGCAATCGAAGCGGACGACTCTCCGCCCCCTGGCGCCTCATCGGTGGTGGGGCGATCGTCAAGCAGGGCCCGCTGGGCCTGCAGTCGCCTCACCAGGTGCTCGCGCTCGATCTGACGCGACAGCTCCATGAGCTGCT is a genomic window containing:
- the recG gene encoding ATP-dependent DNA helicase RecG, whose product is MVAQPNQSSTGSELTPRAAGQGLAAEDLSVLRAWLQPLQTALGLEVERGCSDLQGRQERFHAFLSRQLQAPPPCPLPTDSRQRLARMAESFAGYPQLNEAARRRLVTSTRQWLHDLRQRLEPSTPMAPPRLRFDAPPAPSAGTPSPSPSRHGGQPTLDTPLGKVKGVGPKLAERLAALGLLLVRDLLLYYPRDYVDYSALRRIEALQAGETATIVASVRRCHGFTSPRNPNLSILELQLQDPTGRLKVTRFLAGRRFSSPAALHSQTRQYPPGTTVAVSGLVKAGPYGLSFQDPLIEVMESAQAPLRSRQIGRLLPVYALTEGLTADRLRRTVDAVLPLGRLWPEPLTAQQRQRLGLMTRSEALHAIHQPPHRDSLQQARRRLVFDEFLLLQLGLMQRRAALRQRQAPALRALGARDGLVGRFLDELPFRLTAAQERVLAEIELDLARPEPMARLVQGDVGSGKTVVAIAALLKAVEAGWQGAFMAPTEVLAEQHYRSLCRWLIPLNVTVELLTGATPRPARRRLLTDLANGQLNMLVGTHALIEDPVDFSRLGLVVVDEQHRFGVKQRNRLLGKGLQPHLLTMTATPIPRTLALSLHGDLDVSQIDELPPGRTPIKTRLLTASARDEAYALIREEVARGQRAYVVLPLVEDSEKLDLRSAVEVHRQLSDEVFPELEVGLLHGRLSSAEKQAVIHAFAEGRAQVLVSTTVVEVGVDVPEASVMVIDHADRFGLAQLHQLRGRVGRGAAASHCLLINDSRNVLAKQRLEVLVRSNDGFEIAEMDLRLRGPGQVLGTRQSGLPDLALASLADDGSVLEEARQEAAALISADPSLQNQPILRQLLADQLQRTAAAGQLN